Proteins encoded in a region of the Tetrapisispora phaffii CBS 4417 chromosome 12, complete genome genome:
- the MDM31 gene encoding Mdm31p (similar to Saccharomyces cerevisiae MDM31 (YHR194W); ancestral locus Anc_4.359) encodes MSNMFTIGRSMSVARRAGYMRTGLARGLASGGQGPGAPGHKHDAKHDTHNTHNTHELKYITERDRLLARAGSAWQRLRINARWLLARQTQPLRFRHLLTTSVVSGIYLGNVALLLFGTTTLVSLVVVVANLFSDSSSSSKNFLAKRLGNYLTKNTNYHITFEHATTARSGGKTRIVLNNVAISRRPYQTHTFEVGPQREAVRRAEVSLRDPPLLVSDAHFDDGNYTQFDLTVDSIAISLSLQNWLNGRGMVRDMALSGVRGVVDRTHVRWADAPGEGSAEGSVDHATGPSADHRSSQHAVGDFELAEFTATDVLFTLYQPNGFRPFHVSVHNLHLPRLRKNWFFYDCLNARYASGTFDNSMFTVHRKLPAAAEPAAAEVTAPGAPGGPGGPGDSWQCRTRLRVDNLGVDHLNAGVDGPFSWITQGQVDMVGDIMVPNEDLLAGDLQSALLREITQNLKAMASDHSVLYAPPGSRGPPGPHSRRTRRSVESHPRDYFVMDLSLKLHNVRAEVPYFTPDLSYLNYALIRPIVAYINANRTYIPIRCRIVKPTREFEGAWTVYDSLLISDMQVKVYEAINAYVDDDRRKHQRIRRVGFWSLQIILQMFLLGLGSIA; translated from the coding sequence ATGAGCAACATGTTCACGATAGGCCGCAGTATGAGCGTTGCAAGACGAGCTGGATATATGAGGACGGGCCTGGCGAGGGGCCTGGCGAGCGGTGGCCAGGGGCCTGGGGCCCCTGGCCACAAGCACGACGCCAAGCACGACACACACAACACACACAACACCCACGAGCTCAAGTACATCACGGAGCGCGACCGGCTCCTGGCGAGGGCGGGCAGCGCCTGGCAGCGCCTGCGCATCAACGCCCGGTGGCTGCTGGCGCGGCAGACGCAGCCGCTGCGGTTCCGCCACCTGCTGACGACGTCGGTCGTGTCGGGCATCTACCTGGGCAACGTGGCGCTGCTGCTGTTCGGGACGACGACGCTGGTGTCGCTCGTCGTCGTGGTCGCCAACCTGTTCTCCGACAGCTCGTCGAGCAGCAAGAACTTCCTGGCCAAGCGCCTCGGCAACTACCTCACCAAGAACACGAACTACCACATCACCTTCGAGCACGCGACGACGGCTCGCAGCGGCGGCAAGACGCGCATCGTGCTGAACAACGTCGCGATCTCGCGCCGGCCGTACCAGACGCACACGTTCGAGGTGGGCCCCCAGCGGGAGGCGGTGCGCCGGGCGGAGGTGTCGCTGCGGGACCCGCCGCTGCTGGTGAGCGACGCCCACTTCGACGACGGCAACTACACGCAGTTCGACCTGACGGTGGACTCGATCGCGATCTCGTTGAGCCTGCAGAACTGGCTCAACGGCCGCGGCATGGTGCGCGACATGGCGCTCAGCGGCGTGCGGGGCGTGGTCGACCGCACGCACGTGCGGTGGGCCGACGCCCCGGGGGAGGGGTCCGCGGAGGGGTCCGTGGACCATGCCACCGGCCCCTCCGCGGACCACCGCAGCAGCCAGCACGCGGTGGGCGACTTCGAGCTCGCCGAGTTCACCGCCACCGACGTGCTGTTCACCCTGTACCAGCCCAACGGGTTCCGGCCGTTCCACGTGAGCGTCCACAACCTGCACCTGCCGCGGCTGCGCAAGAACTGGTTCTTCTACGACTGCCTCAACGCCCGGTACGCCAGCGGCACCTTCGACAACTCGATGTTCACCGTGCACCGCAAGCTGCCCGCAGCCGCCGAGCCCGCAGCCGCCGAGGTCACGGCCCCCGGCGCCCCGGGCGGCCCTGGCGGCCCCGGGGACAGCTGGCAGTGCCGCACCCGCCTGCGCGTCGACAACCTGGGCGTCGACCACCTGAACGCGGGGGTCGACGGGCCCTTCTCGTGGATCACGCAGGGCCAGGTCGACATGGTCGGCGACATCATGGTCCCCAACGAGGACCTGTTGGCCGGCGACCTGCAGTCGGCGCTGCTGCGCGAAATCACGCAGAACCTGAAGGCGATGGCGAGCGACCACTCCGTGCTGTACGCGCCACCCGGCTCGCGGGGCCCGCCGGGCCCCCATAGCCGCCGAACCCGCCGCTCGGTCGAGTCGCATCCGCGCGACTACTTTGTCATGGACCTCTCGCTGAAGCTGCACAACGTGCGCGCCGAGGTCCCCTACTTCACGCCCGACCTGAGCTACCTCAACTACGCGCTTATACGGCCCATCGTCGCGTACATCAACGCCAACAGGACGTACATCCCGATCCGGTGCCGCATCGTCAAGCCGACCCGCGAGTTCGAGGGCGCCTGGACCGTGTACGACTCGCTGCTGATCAGCGACATGCAGGTCAAGGTCTACGAGGCCATCAACGCCTACGTCGACGACGACAGAAGGAAACACCAGCGTATACGAAGAGTCGGCTTCTGGTCGCTGCAGATCATCCTGCAGATGTTCCTGCTCGGCCTGGGCTCGATAGCATAG